The genomic DNA GAAATACCTCCTGTGTCAATATGTTCATTATAAGCCGTCAGGAAAGGAATTACTAACGCCCGTCCATTGACACGATGACAGACGGATTGTATTAAGCGGTCTTGAAACCGTACAATATACCCATGAGCGTTCCCAGGTTGCTGTCCCAACTGCAGGAAACCGACATTGCCCTTGCTGAACGGCGTCAGCAGGCGGCAGCGTTTAAGGCTGAATTGGCGGCCGACCCGCTGGCCGTGGAGCGTGCCGCCATCGCAGCTAAAAAGGACGACCTGGAAAAACTGCGTCATGATCTGCGGGAGATAGCGGCGGAAGTTGATGACTTTTCGGCCCGTATCAAGCACCACGAGGATCAGCTCTACAGCGGGCGGGTCACCAGTCCCAAGGAACTATCGGCGCTGCAGAAGGACATAGATCTGTTAAAAAGCCATCGGGCACCCGGTGAGGAACAGGAACTTAGCCTGATGGAAACCATTGAAGAAACTGAAAAGGCCATTGATGACGCCGAAATCGCTTTACAGCGGCATAAAGAAGCCCTGTCGCGCCGCCGTGTTGAATTATCCGCCGGACTGACCAAACTTGAGGCGGAGTTAGCCGGGTTGGAAAAACATCGCCAGGAATTGTCGGCGGAATTATCCCCGGCGGTCAATACTCAGTATGATCTGCTGAAGAAGCAAAAAGGCCGGGCGGTGGCCCGTCTGGAGCAGGGCGTTTGCCGGGGTTGCGGTATTGCTGTGACCACCTCCTGGATGCATCGCGCCCGCGCCGGCGAAGTAGTCGGCTGCCCATCATGTGGCCGTATTTTATTTTTGGAGTAATTCATTTGACGCAACTTATTGCCAACTCCGACGGCGCCAGCCGCGGCAATCCCGGCGCAGCCGCGCTGGGGGTTATTATAAAAAATCCAGCCGGCGAGATAGTCCTGGAAGTCAGCCGTTGTCTGGGACGCCT from Dehalogenimonas sp. W includes the following:
- a CDS encoding C4-type zinc ribbon domain-containing protein, which codes for MKPYNIPMSVPRLLSQLQETDIALAERRQQAAAFKAELAADPLAVERAAIAAKKDDLEKLRHDLREIAAEVDDFSARIKHHEDQLYSGRVTSPKELSALQKDIDLLKSHRAPGEEQELSLMETIEETEKAIDDAEIALQRHKEALSRRRVELSAGLTKLEAELAGLEKHRQELSAELSPAVNTQYDLLKKQKGRAVARLEQGVCRGCGIAVTTSWMHRARAGEVVGCPSCGRILFLE